The sequence ATTCGCTCGGGTGTTTGGCGCCATAATCCAGGTACAGCATCGAAGCAACCGCATCCACGCGCAGTCCATCGGCGTGAAATGATTCAATCCAATACAGAGCGCTCGCTATCAAAAAGTTGCGCACCGCAGGCTTACCGTAATCGAAGACGAACGTGCGCCATTCGCGATGTTCTCCGCGGCGAGGGTCGGCATGTTCGTACAGCGGCGTGCCGTCGAATCGTCCAAGCGCAAAGGCATCCTTCGGAAAATGCGCCGGCGGCCAATCCAATATGACACCGATCCCTCGCGCGTGAAACCCGTCCACCAGCGCCCGCAAATCGTCTGGCGCGCCAAACCGTGACGTCGGCGCGAAATACCCCGTCACTTGATACCCCCATGACCCATCGAACGGATGTTCCATCACGGGCAAAAGTTCCACGTGGGAAAACCCAAGCGCTTCGACGTGATCAACGAGCGCTCCGCAAAGCTCGCGATAGGTCGACCAGTCGTGCGGTTTGTCCGCGCGCCGCACGCGCCGAAACGAACCGATGTGCACCTCGTAAATGCTCATCGGCAAGGATGCTGCATTTTCCACCGGACGCCGCGCGAGCCACAATTCATCCGTAAATACATATTTTTGCGATGTGACGCGAGATGCGTGATTCGGACGAACCTCGGCCGCTCGAGCCAAAGGATCGCTCTTCAAGAGCACGATGCCTTCGGCCGTTTTGATTTCATATTTGTACGTGGCCCCTTCGCGCACGTCGGGCGCAAAGATTTCCCATACGCCGTGCTTCGTCCGGCGCATCGCGTGCCTTCGACCATCCCATTTGTTGAAATCCCCAACGACGCTCACGCGCCGCGCCGACGGAGCCCAAACGGCAAATGCCGTACCGATGTATCCGTCCTGCCGAATCACATGCGCGCCCAGTCGTTGCGCATACGTACGATATGCCCCCGGAGCGCTCGGATCGAAATCTTCGGCGCCGAGCGATGGCGAAAACGCATAGGGATCACGCGTAACCGTCACGCCGCGTGACGAGCGGGCTTCGATGCGATAAGCAAACGGCTTTTCCAACTGGGCAAACGAAGTTGCAAAGATCCCTCCGTGATGCACTTTGGCCATCGCCCGAGGTCGCATTTCGCCTGCGTCGGGCCGGAGGATCACCTGCGCCGCATCCGGACGGAACACGCGCACGACCACACCCGACGCCTCGACGTGCGGACCGAGGATGGCGTGAGGATCCGGATGCTCGACCCGGACGATGCGCTCGAAATCT is a genomic window of Polyangiaceae bacterium containing:
- the glgB gene encoding 1,4-alpha-glucan branching protein GlgB, whose amino-acid sequence is MGDAHARLLDSRFCQFRDTVRSAKVTKRVNHPDFERIVRVEHPDPHAILGPHVEASGVVVRVFRPDAAQVILRPDAGEMRPRAMAKVHHGGIFATSFAQLEKPFAYRIEARSSRGVTVTRDPYAFSPSLGAEDFDPSAPGAYRTYAQRLGAHVIRQDGYIGTAFAVWAPSARRVSVVGDFNKWDGRRHAMRRTKHGVWEIFAPDVREGATYKYEIKTAEGIVLLKSDPLARAAEVRPNHASRVTSQKYVFTDELWLARRPVENAASLPMSIYEVHIGSFRRVRRADKPHDWSTYRELCGALVDHVEALGFSHVELLPVMEHPFDGSWGYQVTGYFAPTSRFGAPDDLRALVDGFHARGIGVILDWPPAHFPKDAFALGRFDGTPLYEHADPRRGEHREWRTFVFDYGKPAVRNFLIASALYWIESFHADGLRVDAVASMLYLDYGAKHPSEWVPNELGGRENLDAVAFLRELTNAVHEMFPGVLVSAEESTTWPGVTKPVSEGGLGFDFKWNMGWMHDTLNYFALDPIYRSKHHGKITFGMMYAYSEQFLLPLSHDEVVHLKKSLLSKMPGDRWKQHANLRALYGLMWAHPGKKLLFMGGELGQWREWNHDGQLDWSLLTEQDHAGIGLLLHDLNAVYRKYPALWELDSHPAGFTWIDADEALLSIASFVRFPKSPDGVEEPCPKRLTKGTFVVFVGNFTPVVRYGYRIGVPRRCRYVEVLNTDAAAYGGGGVGNMGAVECESVASHGFPQSVVLTLPPLGVIYLVPEADEDSSDLGGVVTAENEGEMSSMTSLP